The Anguilla rostrata isolate EN2019 chromosome 2, ASM1855537v3, whole genome shotgun sequence genome contains the following window.
TACTAGGTTAACACTAGCTTTTGCTCATGACGTTACgacaaacaaaagctagcaCAAGTCCACTTCAACTGGTCCCATCTATCAACTTTCATGAACAAATAGCAGTACCCCAGGGTCCTATCAAATTCGGTATGGATTCGGTAAAGCTATCACTAGCTTTGAGTAAATGTTAACAAATTTACGTAAGCAAGGGTGACAAATTCTATGTTTTTTATAGCGCTAGGCTTAACacataataaattaatgttgcaGAGCAgtcaaattagtttttatttaaaatgaagcaGCATATCTTTATATATCTTTGCTTGACCTAGATGAAGTTTATGAGTATTATACTGCATAAGGTATTTTATAAGCCAGTTATCAGCATCTCACGCATTCTGCTggacaatttatttttcagaattttgttGTCAGTAATCATAGTAAAATTTATTAGATTTTTGGGTATTTATGTTAACAAGGAACACTAAATCTTGCAGTGGCAGAGCACCATGGCTGATTATTATCAGTGGAAACCTTGATAAGCATATACTTATAGCCTAATAATACCACATAATAAAAAGTACAAGTTGGGACTCAACTGcccaaccctccccccacgGCCAATGTGATCATAGATGCCTGAAGTTCAAATACAGTATACAGATGATTGCCCCTCTCTAATGCAAATCACTATCAAGGGCATTATATAGAGTGTCTGCTTACCTAGCAAGCAGTAAACATGGTGTGCATTTGAAGGTTGCAGCAACAGATTCGGAGAGAAAAGCAAAGGAAAGCTAAGTGATACAACACTATGTAGATGATGTAGCATGCAATTGTAGTAGAATACACTCTAGCAATGTGTGCAGGGAAAGATGTAGCAAGGGAGACCCACCAGtggcgccctctggtggtggTCCATCTGCGGAGCAGGGGCGGTTGAGTACATGTAGCTGAAGAGCCTCTCAATCTTCCTGAAGGGGACTCCACCACCCTGATCACTCATCTGCATTAGAGAAAAACAGTCAGTCACCAAAGTCATTCGTGACACAGTGGTCAAACCAGAAAAAACACACGGTTGAGGCAGAGGTGTGTAGTTATGACTACACTGTGCCAGTTAAGAGGACGTGTCAAGACCTGTATAATTTGTAAAGgtaagaaaacaatgaaaattccCTTTTCTCATTCCTCTGTGTAATCACTAACCCATGTGCACAGCTAGAAACTGATTCAGCCAATGCTGGGGAAATTCCTGCAAGGCCAGATTGAGTTTGAGGGCTCATAATTTACCAGTCAGATTAGTTATATGATTAGTTACAGGCTATAAAACCTTAATCATCCTATTACAAGAAAGGCTCAACCTTACATAACCCATTCATAAGAAAAGGATAAAAGGAGCAAATGTAAGGAGACCTTTATAGAGGGCTATGTTATATCAATGTGATACCTGACTTAAGTTTAAAGGCCATGCATGGTTCTTGAATCTGAATGCACATACCTTGATTGTCAGGTCTTCTCCACCAATGGCAACCATGACTTGAATGGGTGGAAGGAAGCTACTTGCTTCATGGTTTTCAATTGTGGCCCTCATAGCATtctggggaagaaaaaacaggACTATTTATCCACCATTCATATGAACTAATAACTAACATTTCCAATAACATTTCCTGTATGTGCAATGAGTTTGCATTCTTACCTTGAATAGCTCAAACAGCACGTGGTATAGATGGGAGGGAACATAGACCATGTGAATGGGTTGCCCCTTCTGGTTGGCTgggtgagaaaaaagaaaggcatCCATTCAGAATTGTAcagatgcaaaaaaacaaacagcattatTCTCCTGGGCATTTAACCGGATGTGTTTGCACAGTTGAACATAATTCAGAGAGTAATAGGAATTCAGTCACCCAATGTCAATATTGACAGAGGCAGCCACCCTTCTACAATGGTCTATTACATGCACTCTAGGGCAGACGACAGATTGTACTCAGAGTCATAAGATGAACAAGCCATTTGTGCACTGAAGCGTACAAAGAAAgttatttgtaaattaataatGTGAGAAAGTAGAAAAGAAAGGGGACTGCCATCAATTCCACATTTAATCCAAGTTATGTCATGCAGAAAGAGAACACAAAGCACACTACTGGGTGTCGCAATACCACTTACTATTCAATTCTTGAAGATCCAGGTCAGGTGAGCCAAAGTAATACTGGTCACAGAGCAGTTTGGCACTTTCATAAGCATCTGGAGGaagggaaaatgaaaaccacaCAAAATTAAGGGAGGGAAAAGTATGGTTTttgcaaaactgtaaaaataaaagacaataaatCCAGAGATAAATGGGTCCAGATAATGGTTCACCATCTCTGAAACCAGAGTACAGAACACACGAGCCATTTTGTCGTCTTTGTCTCATTTCCTGCTCAGTCAAACATGCTGCTCTTAcagccacacaaaaaaattataagctGAAGTTTCACAATACCTCTGACAACTTCTGCGACTTCACAGTGAGGGTCAATGCACCCAATGGTGTTGGGGTGAAGTGGGTTTGTAGTTCCATCAAAGATCAGGGCTGCAAAAAGGGAAGCAGGGTAGGGATGTAAAATTAGGTAAATAACAGCAAATTAAAGTGGGACAAAACCAGCACAAAAAAAGCATGACTGTCAGATGCCAGACAGATTGGATCAAATCAGATTTGATAGTTTCAACACCAAAAAAGCCTTTGAGGCAAAGGGTCAAAACTACACTTTCGAAAGCCTGACAATCTGGTGCTAAATTGACTGTAGATAACGATGCCATTTTACCACACAGGCTTCCAGTGCTTTGTCCATTATAAAAACTGTTAAACATGGGAAATTTTTTGATCGTGCCAGGTTTCATATGGTGCCCTCAGCATACACCATTTATGTGTCAGCAGTTCAAAGTGTTACCGTCAACATTCACAAGAAACACTTTGATGCTGCCAATCGTCTTTGtacagctgaaataaattaaatgacgCCTGAGCAGCTGCCAATTACTCAATGATGGCACTGGACTTCAATCAAGTCCATTGATACAGCCAATTGAACCTTAGCAGTATCAATAGGAAAATCGGTTCAGATAAGGAGTGAGTGGTGTGATTTGAGGTCTGAACTTACTATGCTGATTGATGAGCATTCGGATGGAGATACGGCTCATGTAGAAGCGGTCCAGGAAGTACTGGATGTTCTGACTAGTGACAGGGTCCTGGCCAAAGGCCTCCTTATACTCAATCACGCCCTGTGCCATAGTGGGCACCACGTCATTGTGCCTGTTCCTAATGGTCACCAATGTGTCCACAAACCTGGAAGGCAGACAAGTGGAGTTGATCACACTGTATGAAGCACGAGAAATCAGAGGACCTGGACAGAACATTGTACAGAGGCTGTCACTTACTCTCCCAGGACTTTGTGGTCTTCTGGGCTTTTGTCAAGGAAATCGAGGATTTCCATCAAGCTCTGGACATACctaaagcacagagacagacatgaTCAGGTCAGGCTCACAACATACAGCGCAGTCCACAAGTTTTTGGATGGAGACACAATCGTTGTTGCTTTGGCTCTATGGTCtggcacattggatttgaagtAAAACTATCAATATGATGTTAAAGTGCAGACGGTCCATATCCATATACATACATCCATATCCAGGAATCTTTGTaaaaattacagccctttttatagtCTCCCCATTTTAGGAAAGCAaattaattggacaattggctgctcagctgtttctagGCCAGCTGTGGGTCTCATCAGTTCATTCATGAGAAAGCTTACAAAAAGACTAAAGTTGATGCTAGGTTGgaattttcatttggagtctgttgcggTTGTCTCTcaatgaggaccaaataagagTCAATGACAGTAAAACAGGCTATCTTGGGGGTGGAAAATCAGGTCAGATCAGACTTGGCCAAAACATTGGATTTGTTAAAATCAACTGTTCAGTACACTGTTATTGGTATTCTCATGTTAAAACTGAAGCCTAGCAACTTAACACCTAGGGATTGTTCTCCTCTATCCTTATTTCACAACAGAGTAATATTTTTGATGTTCCTTATCTTTTTGACACGGAATGCCTTTCTGTTTAACTGCTGCTCAGTCTGAACCCATTTagaatatgaataatataatcTGGCTGATTAAATGGctatttaaggtgaaaatgtCTTGCCCCTTACTTCCTATTCAGGATTTCAAGGGCTATGTATATTTAGAGGAAGAGTGTTGTACTTTTCCATTCTAACAGTACAACTGATATGACTCTTGCTGTGCCAGGCAACTGAAAAAGATCCTCACATAAACATCCGCAGAATGATTTTGTGACCTGTTCAGGATTAATATGCCATTTATTGTTGATGtcaaaactattttaaactCTCCCCAGTTAAATACACTTCTCATGTACACGTTTTGTGATGTTGATAGAAGACTATGAGCTTACTGATTACTCCCCAGAGTTGTGGCAcaaatctaattaaaaaaacaaagccacagaaGAATTTTTAATCACCAATGTACTTAACATTACCCTGAATGAAAGACATGCACTTCTCAATTTGATGTCACAAAGCAAATTTAAGTTAATGAAGCTTTAATAAATCAAGCAGCTGTCAAGAGCTAATCTGCAAAAAGATAATACTCCCCCTGGAGTTGTCCCCTAAAACTCCAACCATTTTCCTGTTCTCCAGCCATCATGCAATTACTGACATGTCCGGGGTGAAAAGGAAATCACGTATTAAAGTTTATGGTAATTACTGTAAACTGAGCATTTTGGAAAAACTACTTATGTGGAGAGAATTTGCAGTGTGGTATTGAGAATCAGAACAACAACTGGATTCAACATGTCTGACGGCAGTCAAGCTGCTCTCTCAACCCTCACAAGAAGTGTGGAACCAACCCAACGTCATAACCAATCAAGGAGCAGTAAGGCATGGACAATCAACAGTTTCAAAACACTGAACCAGAAGAAGATAAAAACAAGCCGGGACAATATATCTTCTGATATGACAAATGTAGAATACAGAGATACAGGTGGAGGGAGCATAAATCATAAGATGACTTCACAGAACAACCTGTTTTTCTTCACTGCAGGATGGCATTTCATGCTGTTGGCACCTTCCTTGCAATTCAATCATAACCTTTAGAAAGATTTTGTATATAATCTAATTATGCCTCTTAAATCTGAGCAAGGGGGTAATTTatggggggatttttttttaactagcaaaataaccaataattcaacatgagaaaaataattaattgtaatGATGGGGATTTCAGGTTGTGATTGGGGTATACTGATCAGTAGTCTAAAATATTTCCTTAGAATTCAACAGAAACaataatttcacagctgtattTCACAAGTTACACCCATTTTCTCAGtaccaattttttaaaaataattatttttaaaaaccttttcatCAAAAATAGCAATATGACCTGGCTCTATTACTTTACATTTTCCCATCTGCACATAAAATGCTGATCCAATCTACAGTCATATACCTACAAAGTCATGTACACAGATATACAGTCATCAATGGTAACTCTAAGAATCAACCAGTCATGGGAACTGAATGTTCTGGTCACTCAACAGTACAAAAACAACGCGAGCTCACAGCTGAGGAGGAAGCAGGTCCCACGTCCCACCCCGCATACGTAGCCTATTTGGCAATGTGTTAAGCATTTAGAGAACAGCAAGCGAACCGTGTACTTAGGAGATTACAACAGTGTACATTCACgtaattatttctcatttcaaagTATTAACTTAA
Protein-coding sequences here:
- the pdk2a gene encoding pyruvate dehydrogenase (acetyl-transferring) kinase isozyme 2, mitochondrial, which encodes MKFVRFLMKNAALANVPKHIDHFSKFSPSPLSMKQFLDFGSTNACERTSFAFLRQELPVRLSNIMKEINLLPDRLLTTPSVQLVHSWYVQSLMEILDFLDKSPEDHKVLGEFVDTLVTIRNRHNDVVPTMAQGVIEYKEAFGQDPVTSQNIQYFLDRFYMSRISIRMLINQHTLIFDGTTNPLHPNTIGCIDPHCEVAEVVRDAYESAKLLCDQYYFGSPDLDLQELNTNQKGQPIHMVYVPSHLYHVLFELFKNAMRATIENHEASSFLPPIQVMVAIGGEDLTIKMSDQGGGVPFRKIERLFSYMYSTAPAPQMDHHQRAPLAGFGYGLPISRLYAQYFQGDLQLYSMEGYGTDAVLHMKALSTDSVEKLPVYNKTALRHYKINQEADDWCMPSKEPLNLAIYRFAK